One part of the Arabidopsis thaliana chromosome 1 sequence genome encodes these proteins:
- the NPR1 gene encoding regulatory protein (NPR1) (NONEXPRESSER OF PR GENES 1 (NPR1); CONTAINS InterPro DOMAIN/s: BTB/POZ (InterPro:IPR013069), NPR1/NIM1 like, C-terminal (InterPro:IPR021094), BTB/POZ fold (InterPro:IPR011333), Ankyrin repeat-containing domain (InterPro:IPR020683), BTB/POZ-like (InterPro:IPR000210), Ankyrin repeat (InterPro:IPR002110); BEST Arabidopsis thaliana protein match is: Ankyrin repeat family protein / BTB/POZ domain-containing protein (TAIR:AT4G26120.1); Has 5193 Blast hits to 3365 proteins in 257 species: Archae - 2; Bacteria - 309; Metazoa - 2278; Fungi - 110; Plants - 802; Viruses - 16; Other Eukaryotes - 1676 (source: NCBI BLink).), which produces MDTTIDGFADSYEISSTSFVATDNTDSSIVYLAAEQVLTGPDVSALQLLSNSFESVFDSPDDFYSDAKLVLSDGREVSFHRCVLSARSSFFKSALAAAKKEKDSNNTAAVKLELKEIAKDYEVGFDSVVTVLAYVYSSRVRPPPKGVSECADENCCHVACRPAVDFMLEVLYLAFIFKIPELITLYQRHLLDVVDKVVIEDTLVILKLANICGKACMKLLDRCKEIIVKSNVDMVSLEKSLPEELVKEIIDRRKELGLEVPKVKKHVSNVHKALDSDDIELVKLLLKEDHTNLDDACALHFAVAYCNVKTATDLLKLDLADVNHRNPRGYTVLHVAAMRKEPQLILSLLEKGASASEATLEGRTALMIAKQATMAVECNNIPEQCKHSLKGRLCVEILEQEDKREQIPRDVPPSFAVAADELKMTLLDLENRVALAQRLFPTEAQAAMEIAEMKGTCEFIVTSLEPDRLTGTKRTSPGVKIAPFRILEEHQSRLKALSKTVELGKRFFPRCSAVLDQIMNCEDLTQLACGEDDTAEKRLQKKQRYMEIQETLKKAFSEDNLELGNSSLTDSTSSTSKSTGGKRSNRKLSHRRR; this is translated from the exons ATGGACACCACCATTGATGGATTCGCCGATTCTTATGAAATCAGCAGCACTAGTTTCGTCGCTACCGATAACACCGACTCCTCTATTGTTTATCTGGCCGCCGAACAAGTACTCACCGGACCTGATGTATCTGCTCTGCAATTGCTCTCCAACAGCTTCGAATCCGTCTTTGACTCGCCGGATGATTTCTACAGCGACGCTAAGCTTGTTCTCTCCGACGGCCGGGAAGTTTCTTTCCACCGGTGCGTTTTGTCAGCGAGAAGCTCTTTCTTCAAGAGCGCTTTAGCCGCCGCTAAGAAGGAGAAAGACTCCAACAACACCGCCGCCGTGAAGCTCGAGCTTAAGGAGATTGCCAAGGATTACGAAGTCGGTTTCGATTCGGTTGTGACTGTTTTGGCTTATGTTTACAGCAGCAGAGTGAGACCGCCGCCTAAAGGAGTTTCTGAATGCGCAGACGAGAATTGCTGCCACGTGGCTTGCCGGCCGGCGGTGGATTTCATGTTGGAGGTTCTCTATTTGGCTTTCATCTTCAAGATCCCTGAATTAATTACTCTCTATCAG AGGCACTTATTGGACGTTGTAGACAAAGTTGTTATAGAGGACACATTGGTTATACTCAAGCTTGCTAATATATGTGGTAAAGCTTGTATGAAGCTATTGGATAGATGTAAAGAGATTATTGTCAAGTCTAATGTAGATATGGTTAGTCTTGAAAAGTCATTGCCGGAAGAGCTTGTTAAAGAGATAATTGATAGACGTAAAGAGCTTGGTTTGGAGGTACCTAAAGTAAAGAAACATGTCTCGAATGTACATAAGGCACTTGACTCGGATGATATTGAGTTAGTCAAGTTGCTTTTGAAAGAGGATCACACCAATCTAGATGATGCGTGTGCTCTTCATTTCGCTGTTGCATATTGCAATGTGAAGACCGCAACAGATCTTTTAAAACTTGATCTTGCCGATGTCAACCATAGGAATCCGAGGGGATATACGGTGCTTCATGTTGCTGCGATGCGGAAGGAGCCACAATTGATACTATCTCTATTGGAAAAAGGTGCAAGTGCATCAGAAGCAACTTTGGAAGGTAGAACCGCACTCATGATCGCAAAACAAGCCACTATGGCGGTTGAATGTAATAATATCCCGGAGCAATGCAAGCATTCTCTCAAAGGCCGACTATGTGTAGAAATACTAGAGCAAGAAGACAAACGAGAACAAATTCCTAGAGATGTTCCTCCCTCTTTTGCAGTGGCGGCCGATGAATTGAAGATGACGCTGCTCGATCTTGAAAATAGAG TTGCACTTGCTCAACGTCTTTTTCCAACGGAAGCACAAGCTGCAATGGAGATCGCCGAAATGAAGGGAACATGTGAGTTCATAGTGACTAGCCTCGAGCCTGACCGTCTCACTGGTACGAAGAGAACATCACCGGGTGTAAAGATAGCACCTTTCAGAATCCTAGAAGAGCATCAAAGTAGACTAAAAGCGCTTTCTAAAACCG TGGAACTCGGGAAACGATTCTTCCCGCGCTGTTCGGCAGTGCTCGACCAGATTATGAACTGTGAGGACTTGACTCAACTGGCTTGCGGAGAAGACGACACTGCTGAGAAACGActacaaaagaagcaaaggtACATGGAAATACAAGAGACACTAAAGAAGGCCTTTAGTGAGGACAATTTGGAATTAGGAAATTCGTCCCTGACAGATTCGACTTCTTCCACATCGAAATCAACCGGTGGAAAGAGGTCTAACCGTAAACTCTCTCATCGTCGTCGGTGA
- a CDS encoding Tetratricopeptide repeat (TPR)-like superfamily protein (Tetratricopeptide repeat (TPR)-like superfamily protein; CONTAINS InterPro DOMAIN/s: Pentatricopeptide repeat (InterPro:IPR002885); BEST Arabidopsis thaliana protein match is: Pentatricopeptide repeat (PPR) superfamily protein (TAIR:AT4G18750.1); Has 36015 Blast hits to 13020 proteins in 182 species: Archae - 0; Bacteria - 0; Metazoa - 67; Fungi - 49; Plants - 35536; Viruses - 0; Other Eukaryotes - 363 (source: NCBI BLink).), whose amino-acid sequence MASQTQLRLIIYEFTRKIQTRLNTQKLHSFVTKSKLARDPYFATQLARFYALNDDLISARKLFDVFPERSVFLWNSIIRAYAKAHQFTTVLSLFSQILRSDTRPDNFTYACLARGFSESFDTKGLRCIHGIAIVSGLGFDQICGSAIVKAYSKAGLIVEASKLFCSIPDPDLALWNVMILGYGCCGFWDKGINLFNLMQHRGHQPNCYTMVALTSGLIDPSLLLVAWSVHAFCLKINLDSHSYVGCALVNMYSRCMCIASACSVFNSISEPDLVACSSLITGYSRCGNHKEALHLFAELRMSGKKPDCVLVAIVLGSCAELSDSVSGKEVHSYVIRLGLELDIKVCSALIDMYSKCGLLKCAMSLFAGIPEKNIVSFNSLILGLGLHGFASTAFEKFTEILEMGLIPDEITFSALLCTCCHSGLLNKGQEIFERMKSEFGIEPQTEHYVYMVKLMGMAGKLEEAFEFVMSLQKPIDSGILGALLSCCEVHENTHLAEVVAENIHKNGEERRSVYKVMLSNVYARYGRWDEVERLRDGISESYGGKLPGISWF is encoded by the coding sequence ATGGCCTCGCAGACGCAGTTACGTTTGATTATCTATGAGTTCACGAGGAAAATTCAAACGAGATTGAATACCCAGAAGCTGCATAGCTTTGTTACCAAGTCCAAACTCGCGCGCGACCCATATTTCGCGACGCAACTTGCCAGATTCTATGCGTTAAACGATGATCTTATATCTGCTCGCAAACTGTTCGACGTATTTCCTGAGAGAAGTGTTTTCCTTTGGAACTCTATTATTCGAGCTTATGCTAAAGCTCATCAATTTACTACTGTTTTGTCACTCTTCTCTCAAATACTGCGTTCTGATACAAGACCTGATAACTTCACCTATGCGTGCTTAGCTCGTGGCTTTTCAGAGAGTTTTGATACAAAGGGACTGAGATGTATTCATGGGATTGCAATTGTGTCTGGTCTTGGTTTTGATCAAATTTGTGGCAGTGCAATTGTTAAAGCTTATTCAAAAGCTGGACTTATCGTTGAAGCAAGTAAGTTGTTTTGTTCAATACCAGATCCAGATCTTGCTCTTTGGAATGTTATGATTCTTGGATATGGATGCTGTGGATTTTGGGATAAAGGAATCAATTTGTTTAACTTGATGCAACATCGAGGACACCAACCTAATTGTTATACAATGGTAGCCCTAACAAGTGGTTTGATTGATCCTAGTTTGTTACTCGTTGCTTGGTCTGTTCATGCATTTTGCTTGAAAATCAATTTAGATTCTCATTCTTATGTTGGTTGTGCTTTAGTGAACATGTACTCGAGATGCATGTGCATTGCTTCTGCTTGTAGTGTGTTTAATAGCATCTCTGAGCCTGATTTAGTTGCGTGTTCTTCTTTGATAACTGGTTATTCGAGATGCGGGAATCACAAGGAGGCTTTGCATCTGTTTGCTGAGCTGAGAATGAGTGGTAAGAAGCCAGATTGTGTTCTTGTGGCGATTGTATTGGGGTCTTGTGCTGAGTTATCGGATTCAGTCTCCGGAAAAGAAGTGCACAGTTATGTTATTCGACTAGGACTAGAACTTGATATAAAGGTTTGCTCTGCTCTTATAGACATGTACTCAAAATGTGGGCTTCTAAAATGCGCGATGAGTCTTTTCGCAGGAATTCCAGAGaaaaacattgtttctttCAACTCCCTTATTTTGGGTCTTGGCTTGCACGGTTTTGCTTCCACTGCGTTTGAAAAGTTCACTGAGATCCTTGAGATGGGATTGATACCGGACGAGATCACTTTCTCTGCTCTTCTTTGTACTTGTTGCCATTCAGGTCTTTTAAACAAAGGTCAAGAGATCTTTGAGAGGATGAAGAGTGAGTTTGGTATTGAGCCGCAAACAGAGCATTATGTTTACATGGTTAAGCTAATGGGAATGGCAGGAAAACTAGAAGAAGCATTTGAGTTTGTAATGTCATTACAAAAACCAATTGATTCAGGAATTTTGGGAGCACTATTGTCATGTTGCGAAGTTCATGAGAACACTCATTTGGCTGAAGTTGTAGCAGAGAATATACACAAGaatggagaagagagaagaagtgtTTACAAAGTGATGCTCTCTAATGTGTATGCAAGATATGGGAGATGGGATGAAGTAGAAAGGCTTAGAGATGGAATATCAGAAAGCTATGGAGGGAAATTGCCAGGCATTAGTTGGTTTTAA
- a CDS encoding F-box protein-like protein (F-box protein-related; CONTAINS InterPro DOMAIN/s: F-box associated domain, type 3 (InterPro:IPR013187), F-box associated interaction domain (InterPro:IPR017451); BEST Arabidopsis thaliana protein match is: F-box associated ubiquitination effector family protein (TAIR:AT1G64295.1); Has 178 Blast hits to 176 proteins in 14 species: Archae - 0; Bacteria - 0; Metazoa - 0; Fungi - 0; Plants - 178; Viruses - 0; Other Eukaryotes - 0 (source: NCBI BLink).) gives MSSPVINQDMIQEFLSYLPASKIGKFRLLNKECNKRSYESWFVNLNLLRTNRISGYFIQHYIVKGHELRTSFVHERSDLQNNGVSIDFLPPGMIKIEACDASHGILLCVKYTKPSRGYIVFKPTTKQYQVIPKPEVKGWDMSLGLAVIGLNPFRYKIQRLSQSRRMCMSRGIYHLNHRTFMCEVFDSDSFTWKRLENLRLPKTDRLIFSNPIQVSGFLHWISRNNNVIRFCLKTETWSFFHTPNSDVFSGLVRYEGKLGAIRQWTNKDQEDVHELWVLKSSFEKSWVKVKDIKSIGVDLITWTPSNDVVLFRSSDRGCLYNINAEKLNLVYAKKEGSDCSFVCFPFCSDYERVDLNGRSNGPTL, from the coding sequence ATGAGTTCTCCGGTGATAAATCAAGACATGATCCAAGAATTTCTTTCTTATCTTCCGGCGTCAAAAATCGGAAAATTCAGGCTCCTGAATAAAGAGTGCAACAAGAGAAGCTACGAGTCATGGTTTGTCAATCTTAATCTCCTTAGAACCAATCGTATTTCGGGATACTTCATACAACACTACATAGTAAAAGGACACGAACTTCGAACCAGTTTTGTCCATGAGAGGAGTGATTTACAAAACAATGGAGTCTCCATCGACTTTCTGCCACCCGGAATGATAAAGATCGAAGCTTGTGATGCAAGTCATGGGATATTGCTTTGTGTTAAGTATACAAAACCATCACGTGGATACATAGTCTTCAAACCAACCACTAAACAGTATCAGGTCATACCAAAGCCAGAAGTGAAGGGTTGGGATATGTCATTGGGTTTAGCGGTAATCGGATTGAACCCTTTCCGGTATAAAATACAAAGGCTTTCGCAGTCTCGGCGTATGTGTATGTCTCGGGGTATCTACCATTTGAATCACAGAACTTTTATGTGCGAAGTTTTCGATTCTGATTCGTTTACCTGGAAGAGATTAGAAAATTTGCGTCTACCAAAAACAGACAGATTAATTTTTTCCAACCCGATACAAGTTTCGGGGTTCTTGCATTGGATATCACGGAACAACAATGTGATCCGGTTTTGTCTCAAAACCGAAACTTGGTCCTTCTTCCATACTCCGAACTCTGATGTTTTCTCAGGATTAGTCAGATACGAAGGGAAGCTAGGTGCTATTCGTCAGTGGACAAAcaaagatcaagaagatgTTCACGAGTTATGGGTTTTAAAGAGCAGTTTTGAAAAGTCGTGGGTTAAAGTGAAAGATATTAAAAGCATTGGAGTAGATTTGATTACGTGGACTCCAAGCAACGACGTTGTATTGTTTCGTAGTAGTGATCGTGGTTGCCTCTACAACATAAACGCAGAGAAGTTGAATTTAGTTTATGCAAAAAAAGAGGGATCTGATTGTTCTTTCGTTTGTTTTCCGTTTTGTTCTGATTACGAGAGGGTTGATCTGAACGGAAGAAGCAACGGGCCGacactttaa
- a CDS encoding Protein kinase family protein (Protein kinase family protein; FUNCTIONS IN: protein serine/threonine/tyrosine kinase activity, kinase activity; INVOLVED IN: protein amino acid phosphorylation; LOCATED IN: endomembrane system; EXPRESSED IN: 12 plant structures; EXPRESSED DURING: 8 growth stages; CONTAINS InterPro DOMAIN/s: Protein kinase, catalytic domain (InterPro:IPR000719), Protein of unknown function DUF1221 (InterPro:IPR010632), Serine-threonine/tyrosine-protein kinase (InterPro:IPR001245), Protein kinase-like domain (InterPro:IPR011009); BEST Arabidopsis thaliana protein match is: Protein kinase family protein (TAIR:AT5G41730.1); Has 78754 Blast hits to 78281 proteins in 2467 species: Archae - 80; Bacteria - 6391; Metazoa - 31418; Fungi - 6240; Plants - 22453; Viruses - 227; Other Eukaryotes - 11945 (source: NCBI BLink).), protein MEQFRQIGEVLGSLNALMVLQDDILINQRQCCLLLDIFSLGFNTVAEEIRHNLKLEEKHTKWRALEQPLRELYRVFKEGEMYVRNCMSNKDWWGKVINFHQNKDCVEFHIHNLLCYFSAVIEAIETAGEISGLDPSEMERRRVVFSRKYDREWNDPKLFQWRFGKQYLVPRDICLRFEHSWREDRWNLVEALQEKRKSKSDEIGKTEKRLADFLLKKLTGLEQFNGKLFPSSILVGSKDYQVRRRLGGGGQYKEIQWLGDSFVLRHFFGDLEPLNAEISSLLSLCHSNILQYLCGFYDEERKECSLVMELMHKDLKSYMKENCGPRRRYLFSVPVVIDIMLQIARGMEYLHSNEIFHGDLNPMNILLKERSHTEGYFHAKISGFGLTSVKNQSFSRASSRPTTPDPVIWYAPEVLAEMEQDLKGTAPRSKFTHKADVYSFAMVCFELITGKVPFEDDHLQGDKMAKNIRTGERPLFPFPSPKYLVSLIKRCWHSEPSQRPTFSSICRILRYIKKFLVVNPDHGHLQIQNPLVDCWDLEARFLKKFSMESGSHAGSVTQIPFQLYSYRIAEKEKMSPNFNKEENSDAGESVSESVSVVEEPPTTMPMYTKSLCLDAISEYSDTRSVYSEAPIKKTSALKKSGDTIKNRRNSISGLRSPGSSPIKPRSTPKVSSPLSPFGRSSSNKANKDTRLPLSPMSPLSHGRRRQLTGPASDSELT, encoded by the exons ATGGAGCAATTCAGGCAAATCGGAGAGGTTCTAGGAAGCTTAAACGCGTTAATGGTATTACAAGACGATATCTTAATCAACCAAAGACaatgttgtttgttgttagATATTTTCAGTTTGGGTTTCAACACCGTAGCCGAAGAGATCAGACACAACTTGAAGCTTGAAGAGAAGCATACTAAATGGAGAGCTCTTGAACAGCCTTTGAGAGAGCTTTATCGAGTTTTTAAAGAAGGCGAAATGTATGTTCGGAATTGTATGTCTAATAAAGATTGGTGGGGTAAAGTTATCAACTTTCATCAGAACAAAGATTGTGTTGAGTTTCATATACATAATCTGCTTTGTTACTTTTCGGCTGTGATCGAAGCCATCGAGACCGCGGGTGAGATTTCGGGTCTTGACCCTTCTGAGATGGAGAGGAGGAGAGTTGTGTTTTCAAGAAAGTATGATAGGGAGTGGAATGATCCCAAGCTGTTTCAGTGGAGGTTTGGGAAACAGTATTTGGTACCGAGGGATATTTGCTTACGGTTCGAGCATTCGTGGAGAGAAGATAGGTGGAATCTCGTTGAGGCATTGCAAGAGAAGAGGAAGTCCAAGAGCGATGAGATTGGCAAGACTGAGAAGCGTTTAGCTGATTTTCTGTTGAAGAAACTAACGGGACTAGAACAGTTTAATGGTAAGCTCTTCCCCAGTTCGATACTTGTTGGTTCTAAGGATTACCAAGTGAGGAGGAGATTAGGTGGTGGTGGTCAGTACAAGGAGATTCAATGGTTAGGGGATAGTTTTGTGTTGAGACATTTTTTCGGTGATCTTGAGCCGTTGAATGCAGAGATTTCTTCTCTGTTATCGCTTTGTCATTCGAATATACTTCAGTACCTTTGTGGATTCTATGATGAAGAAAGGAAAGAATGTTCTCTTGTTATGGAGTTAATGcacaaagatttgaaaagCTACATGAAGGAGAATTGTGGACCTAGAAGAAGATATCTTTTCTCTGTTCCCGTTGTTATCGATATAATGCTTCAAATCGCGAGAGGGATGGAGTATCTTCATTCAAATGAGATTTTCCATGGAGATTTGAATCCAATGAACATtcttttgaaagagagaagtcACACCGAAGGTTACTTCCACGCGAAAATCTCGGGTTTCGGTTTAACCTCAGTTAAGAATCAGTCTTTTTCTCGGGCTTCCTCTAGACCAACCACACCTGATCCTGTAATATGGTATGCACCTGAAGTTCTAGCAGAGATGGAACAAGATCTCAAAGGTACAGCTCCAAGATCAAAGTTTACACATAAAGCTGATGTCTATAGCTTTGCTATGGTGTGTTTTGAGCTTATAACCGGTAAAGTTCCATTTGAAGATGACCATCTTCAAGGCGATAAAATGGCTAAGAACATAAGAACGGGAGAGAGACCTCTCTTCCCATTCCCTTCACCAAAATACCTTGTTAGTCTAATCAAACGGTGTTGGCATTCAGAACCGAGTCAGCGTCCAACATTCTCTTCGATTTGCCGGATCCTCCGCTACATCAAGAAGTTCCTAGTGGTGAATCCGGACCACGGTCAccttcaaatccaaaaccctcTAGTTGATTGCTGGGATTTAGAAGCAAGATTCTTGAAAAAGTTCTCAATGGAGTCAGGTTCTCACGCAGGATCAGTGACACAAATACCATTCCAGCTTTACTCATACAGGAttgcagagaaagagaagatgagtccaaactttaacaaagaagagaattcAGATGCAGGGGAATCTGTTTCTGAAAGTGTTTCAGTAGTTGAAGAGCCACCAACAACAATGCCAATGTATACTAAGTCATTATGCTTAGATGCAATATCTGAATACTCAGATACAAGATCAGTCTACTCAGAAGCTCCAATCAAAAAGACATCAGCTTTAAAGAAAAGTGGTGACACcatcaaaaacagaagaaattcAATCTCAG GTTTAAGGTCTCCAGGATCATCGCCTATAAAACCGAGATCAACACCTAAAGTATCATCACCACTAAGTCCATTTGGAagaagcagcagcaacaaaGCAAACAAGGATACAAGATTGCCTTTGAGTCCTATGAGTCCACTGAGCCATGGAAGACGTAGACAACTAACTGGTCCTGCTTCAGACTCTGAGCTTACATAG
- a CDS encoding F-box associated ubiquitination effector family protein (F-box associated ubiquitination effector family protein; CONTAINS InterPro DOMAIN/s: F-box associated domain, type 3 (InterPro:IPR013187), F-box associated interaction domain (InterPro:IPR017451); BEST Arabidopsis thaliana protein match is: F-box protein-related (TAIR:AT1G64290.1); Has 53 Blast hits to 53 proteins in 7 species: Archae - 0; Bacteria - 0; Metazoa - 0; Fungi - 0; Plants - 53; Viruses - 0; Other Eukaryotes - 0 (source: NCBI BLink).), with amino-acid sequence MSSPVINQDTIQEVLSYLRGSEIGKLRLINKECNKRSYESWFVNLNLHRTNNISGYFLERYERGYKLDTSFFHERRDLDNKGVSIDFLPQGEVKIKACDARHGILLCYNDTRPIPEYIVCKPTTKQYQIIPNPKVRSCDKSLGLTVTGLQPFRYKIFRLSKSPGMTRNLRTFACEVFDSDSFMWKRLKNLRLPRTDGLILSNPVQASGFLHWRSWNHNVIRLCPKTETWSFLHTPNVGLFPELVSYEGKLGVIRHWINNNQEDVHRLWVLKSSFEKSWEKVKDIESIGVEHITWIPSNDVVMLSSWDHVCLYNLNTEKLNLVHTNKDFASYVCFPFCSDYERVDLDGRRNGPTNAN; translated from the coding sequence ATGAGTTCTCCGGTGATAAATCAGGACACGATCCAAGAGGTTCTTTCTTATCTTCGGGGGTCCGAAATCGGAAAATTGAGGCTCATCAATAAAGAGTGCAACAAGAGAAGCTACGAGTCTTGGTTTGTCAACCTAAATCTCCATCGAACCAACAATATCTCTGGATACTTCCTAGAACGCTACGAAAGAGGATACAAACTTGATACCAGTTTTTTCCATGAGAGGAGAGATTTGGATAACAAAGGAGTCTCCATCGATTTTCTGCCACAAGGAGAGGTAAAGATCAAAGCTTGTGATGCACGTCATGGGATATTGCTTTGTTATAATGATACAAGACCAATACCGGAATACATAGTCTGcaaaccaacaacaaaacagtATCAGATCATACCAAACCCAAAAGTGAGGAGTTGTGATAAGTCATTAGGTCTAACGGTAACCGGATTGCAGCCTTTCCggtataaaatatttaggcTTTCGAAATCGCCTGGTATGACTCGGAATCTCAGAACTTTTGCGTGCGAAGTTTTTGATTCCGATTCGTTTATGTggaagagattaaaaaatttgCGTCTACCGAGAACAGACGGTCTAATTCTTTCAAACCCGGTACAAGCTTCAGGGTTCTTGCATTGGAGATCATGGAACCACAATGTGATCCGGTTATGTCCCAAAACCGAAACTTGGTCTTTCTTACATACTCCAAACGTTGGTTTATTCCCAGAGTTAGTCAGCTACGAAGGGAAGCTAGGTGTTATTCGTCACTGGATAAACAACAATCAAGAAGATGTTCACAGATTATGGGTTTTAAAGAGCAGTTTTGAAAAGTCGTGGGAAAAAGTGAAAGATATTGAAAGCATTGGAGTAGAGCATATTACGTGGATACCAAGCAACGACGTCGTAATGCTTTCTAGTTGGGATCATGTTTGCCTCTACAACTTAAACACAGAGAAGTTAAACTTAGTTCATACAAACAAGGATTTTGCCTCTTACGTTTGTTTCCCCTTTTGTTCTGATTACGAGAGGGTTGATCTGGacggaagaagaaatggaCCGACAAATGCAAACTAG